A region of the Bacillus sp. NP247 genome:
ACGGGCTTAATTAAAGAATGTTCGTAGAAAGATTGGCTCGCTCCATGTTTAATAAATGGAATCTTATGAATTGTAAGCTGATCAAGCAAAGAACGGCTTACAGAATGCGTACGATATAATAAACAAAAATCTTTATAATTTCGTTCACCACTATCTACTTTTTCCTGAATGAGTTGCAAAATTTGATTTGCTTCATCAAGAGTTGTCGCAGGTCGTGCATAAAACGGCTGCATGCCATCGTTACGAACAGAATATAGCTCTTTATCAAAACGTTCTTGATTGAGCTTAATAACTTCATTTCCAAGTCCGACGATAAATGGATTAGATCGATAATTCGTATTAAGTGCGATAATCGTTGTATTATCAAATTCCTTTGGAAAAGATAAAATAATTTGGTGACTTGCCCCTCGCCAGCCGTAAATCGCTTGATCGTCATCACCTGCGATAAATAAATTATTTCTTGGCGTGGCTAACAATTTTACAATTTCATATTGTGCATACGACGTATCTTGAAACTCATCTACTTCAATGTAATGAAAACGCTCTTGTAATTGAGTAAGCAGGGGAGCGTTATTTTCTAACAGATAATACATTTCTAATAAGATGTCGTCAAAATCGATATAATTGTATCGTTGTTTTACCTCTTCGAAACGTTCGTATACTTCTTTGAACTCTTGTTCAACCGGTGTTTTCGCTTTTACATCTTTCGGACGATTCAATTTGTTTTTCTCAAGTGAAATCATAGCGAGTATCGTTTCGGCATCATAAGCGTCTTTTAAGCGTAATTCTTTCAAAATTTTCTTTATCATAATTTGTTTATGTTTTTCATTTGCTAAAATTTGCTGATTATATCCTTGACTACGAAGCAATTTTAAAAAGACAGAGTGGAATGTACCAGCAACGACATAGCTACTTGCAGCATGATTCATACCAGGTAAGTTTGCTACACGACTTCGAATTTCTTCAGCTGCTTTTTGTGTAAATGTCAGCAACAAAATATTTCGCGGATGAACATGTTTTACATTAACTAAATAACCAACGCGAGTTGTTAAAACAGATGTTTTACCACTTCCAGCACCAGCTAGTGTAAGGACAGGTCCTTCTGTCGTTTGCACTGCTTCTAACTGTTTTTCATTTAAATAAACACCTTGCTGTTCTAAAGCGCGGAAATAAGCCGCATCTGCATCTTCTTCCATAATTAAATGGGTAGATGTTTTCGGAATATGATACGTCGCTTGCGGAACACCAGCGTGTGTTAACGATTTTTGTGAAAATTTTTCTTGTGTCATATATTCACCTTCAAAACTATAGCATCAACATTTAACTTTAGCGGAAGAAAAAGAAAATAGCAATGTAAAAAACAGGAGGGGCTACCTCCTGTTTTCAAATTACAATTCTTTTATCATAACGACGTGCGGGATATCGGCTTCCATAAATACATCAGAACTCGTAACATACCCAAGTTTTTTATAGAAATCTTCAGCGTGCGTTTGAGCATGAAGTTTCAGTTTTGGTAGCGATTCTTCCTTCGCATATGCTTCAAGTGCATCCATAATGATGTTGCCAATGCCTTTTTTGCGGTGGGAAGCTAGTACGCAAATGCGTTCCATTTTTCCAACTCCATCAACGATGCGGAAGCGACCAGCACCAACTGGAACATCATTATCATATATAACAACGTGCGCCGAAGTATCTTCAAACTCATCATACTCTTCTTCTGCAGAAACACGTTGCTCATTCACAAATACTTGCTTACGTACAGAGAATGCATCTCTTAGTTGTTCGTCCGTTTGTACGATTTGTGCGTGCAAATTAGTTGTTCTCCTTTCCAAGGTGGAATGTTTCATGTACAGTCCATGTTCCATTTTCTAATTGGTATAGAAGGTGGAAACGATCGATTGGTTGCTCATAATAGAAATCTTTCATACGTAATCGACCTAATACATCAGCGTGCTCTGCATCTGATAAGTCTTGACCGATTGTTAAATGCGGTACGAAAGAGTACTCGCGTTCTTGGGTGAAGAATCCATTATGCATTTCTTCATTTAAGAAAGTAAGTTCAGGTGTTTTTTCTACTTTAAAATAAAGAACATTATTAACAGGTGCGAATGAACCGACTTTTCCAACATGAAGAGTGAATGGGTTCGTTTTGTTTGCGATTGTATGTAACTCATTCACAATCGATTCTAATTGCTCATCTTGCGTCTCAAAGGGTGTTTTCAATGTAATATGTGGCGGAACTAATGCGTAATGTGGATCATAACGCTTACGCAATCCGTTCGCTTTATCTTGAATCATTTTTGATGGAAAAATTACAATGCCTAATTTCATGTTCAAATTCCTCCCTTTGTAAGTCTAGTTAGATTTTGAGAACAAATCTCTCTATCTATTATATCAAATTATTCTGAATACTGCTCTCTATTATTTCATTGATAGAATATGAGAAAATGCTTTTGGTAAATCAGTTTGCCAATATTTCCAAGTGTGATTTCCTTCAAACTCTTCATAATGTGTAATGAAATTTCTATCTGTAAGAAGTTTATTTAACTCGCGATTTGGCTCTACGAAATCAGATACTTGTCCGTCTGTACGCTTTACAGCCGTTTCCTCAGTCCCAATTACGTGATAAATTTCTAACGCCCCCGGATCTTTGAAATCTCTTGCTAAGTTCATGACTGTTTCATCAACAAATGGTGATTGCATAACAACTTTACCGAATGTATGCGGATACATAAGTGCAGTCATAAAGGAAACAGTACCGCCAAGAGAATCACCAATTAAAACGCGTCCTTTACCCATTTGATACGTTGGATAATTTTCATCAATATATGGAGCAAGCTCGTGAGCAAGGAAACGAATGTAAGCAGCATTTTTTACATCGCTTGGGAAATATTTTTCCTTACGATCGTGTACATTTT
Encoded here:
- a CDS encoding YjcG family protein — encoded protein: MKLGIVIFPSKMIQDKANGLRKRYDPHYALVPPHITLKTPFETQDEQLESIVNELHTIANKTNPFTLHVGKVGSFAPVNNVLYFKVEKTPELTFLNEEMHNGFFTQEREYSFVPHLTIGQDLSDAEHADVLGRLRMKDFYYEQPIDRFHLLYQLENGTWTVHETFHLGKENN
- a CDS encoding esterase family protein, with translation MNQAIGRIEEISFFSTSLQEELTLLVYLPVNYTPLHKHTVVIAQDGRDYFQLGKAHRVIERLRETEEIDRTIIVGIPYKNVHDRKEKYFPSDVKNAAYIRFLAHELAPYIDENYPTYQMGKGRVLIGDSLGGTVSFMTALMYPHTFGKVVMQSPFVDETVMNLARDFKDPGALEIYHVIGTEETAVKRTDGQVSDFVEPNRELNKLLTDRNFITHYEEFEGNHTWKYWQTDLPKAFSHILSMK
- a CDS encoding GNAT family N-acetyltransferase, whose product is MHAQIVQTDEQLRDAFSVRKQVFVNEQRVSAEEEYDEFEDTSAHVVIYDNDVPVGAGRFRIVDGVGKMERICVLASHRKKGIGNIIMDALEAYAKEESLPKLKLHAQTHAEDFYKKLGYVTSSDVFMEADIPHVVMIKEL
- a CDS encoding ATP-dependent helicase translates to MTQEKFSQKSLTHAGVPQATYHIPKTSTHLIMEEDADAAYFRALEQQGVYLNEKQLEAVQTTEGPVLTLAGAGSGKTSVLTTRVGYLVNVKHVHPRNILLLTFTQKAAEEIRSRVANLPGMNHAASSYVVAGTFHSVFLKLLRSQGYNQQILANEKHKQIMIKKILKELRLKDAYDAETILAMISLEKNKLNRPKDVKAKTPVEQEFKEVYERFEEVKQRYNYIDFDDILLEMYYLLENNAPLLTQLQERFHYIEVDEFQDTSYAQYEIVKLLATPRNNLFIAGDDDQAIYGWRGASHQIILSFPKEFDNTTIIALNTNYRSNPFIVGLGNEVIKLNQERFDKELYSVRNDGMQPFYARPATTLDEANQILQLIQEKVDSGERNYKDFCLLYRTHSVSRSLLDQLTIHKIPFIKHGASQSFYEHSLIKPVLDHLRLVLEPFRLESLSNILPTMYIGRDECISFIEREQWKYGEGRFPSLLHFLLLNPSLKPFQVKKVNERIDFIKFIKELEPKKALKEIIHGKGKYLEYLQSNDRSSFTMHKDIQEEMLEELMESATRFTDISAYLEFITAAIQGQKEMEALKTMPQKDAVSLMSIHNAKGLEFPCVFLLGASDGILPHTSSLKDANDRVTETSEALEEERRLLYVAITRAKEELYISSPQFFRGKKLDISRFLYTTRKDLPEKTSTK